One part of the Gammaproteobacteria bacterium genome encodes these proteins:
- a CDS encoding tetratricopeptide repeat protein, which translates to MRTYLGASTLLLALMMAGCAAPPKQETLGDLGELGDLGIKIDTESPIDDGRNKAMDNYWEFMAGAEQESQKIEALRRLADLEMERSEERFQKQMEVLSQGEAGADADPDALRRATYRGAIKLYEDALKVAGDAPISTRLLYQLSKAYEQAAQPEKALEALDRMLVLEPLAANRDEVQFRRGELLFGLQQFKPAELAYTQVLTAGPDSRYFEKAMTKRGWALFKQENYQDALRAFFELADRKLKPLVGLVTERKLSRGDEELVDDVFRVTILSFNELGGADAVKTFFEGFGRRDYELRVYRELAEFYLKQNRVRDAAEVYHAFAKVYPMHEQAFEFELEAINAYTAAGFASVLMEEKQAFVRRYRVNGAYWKKYEEREDTVLADLKKALRKNSEDIVRHMHAQAQKTKTSENYQRAFIWYRQHLKWFEQGPNTQKLNFLYAELLFESGDFEKAAEEFEKTAYQYPRFGKDAEAGYAALLSYAEAEKKAQGKQKAVWSQLAVGSALRFGKTFPADQRSAEVLTKAAQDMFALEKYAQAAVAAREILEISEGATTETRRTAWKIIARAEFEKGDYTRAEVAYKVALSLTDKKDASRKALEDGLAAAVYKHGEYMRSKGNFEGAIAQFERVEQVSPDSSVVVSAEFDIAASLMQSMQWAMAISKFSDFRDKNPAHPLAERASENLIKAYLETEQHAKAAEELERLSASKSDPEIKRDALWQAAELYEKAGAQAKVIETYKRYAGTFPQPLEPAMEARNRLAEHYAKAGQVDDQRYWLKEIIRRDSEAGTAGTSRTRYLAATAAFELAKPALQAYQQVKLVRPLKDNLKRKKQKMQEAVDAYSLAADYGIAEVTTASVYWLAEIYNEFGRALMGSERPPGLSEEELEQYDILLEEQAYPFEEKSINIHETNVGRVSEGTYDEWIEKSFGKLKTLNPIRYAKVEKSEPMAQYIY; encoded by the coding sequence AAGATCGAGGCCCTGCGCCGTCTGGCGGATCTCGAAATGGAACGCAGCGAAGAGCGTTTTCAGAAACAGATGGAGGTGCTGAGCCAGGGTGAGGCGGGGGCCGATGCGGATCCGGATGCACTGCGCAGGGCGACCTATCGTGGCGCGATCAAATTATACGAAGATGCGCTGAAGGTGGCGGGTGACGCGCCGATCAGCACCCGCCTGCTGTATCAGCTTTCAAAGGCCTATGAACAGGCGGCGCAACCGGAAAAGGCACTGGAGGCCCTGGATCGCATGCTGGTCCTTGAGCCGCTCGCCGCAAACCGCGATGAGGTGCAGTTCCGTCGTGGTGAATTATTGTTCGGGCTGCAACAATTCAAACCGGCCGAATTGGCGTACACCCAGGTATTAACCGCAGGGCCAGACTCGCGCTATTTTGAAAAGGCCATGACAAAGCGTGGCTGGGCATTGTTCAAACAGGAAAATTATCAGGATGCACTGCGCGCCTTTTTTGAGCTGGCGGATCGTAAACTCAAGCCGTTGGTGGGTCTGGTCACAGAGCGCAAGCTGAGCCGCGGCGATGAAGAGCTAGTGGACGATGTGTTCCGGGTGACGATACTAAGCTTTAACGAGCTGGGTGGGGCCGACGCCGTAAAGACCTTTTTCGAAGGCTTTGGCCGCCGTGATTATGAGCTACGCGTGTATCGAGAGCTGGCGGAATTTTACCTCAAGCAGAATCGGGTGCGCGATGCGGCGGAGGTCTATCATGCCTTCGCGAAAGTGTATCCCATGCACGAGCAGGCCTTTGAATTCGAGCTTGAGGCGATCAATGCCTACACCGCGGCCGGATTCGCCAGCGTGCTGATGGAGGAAAAGCAGGCGTTTGTGCGGCGTTATCGTGTGAATGGCGCGTATTGGAAAAAATATGAAGAACGCGAAGACACCGTGCTCGCCGATCTCAAAAAGGCATTGAGAAAAAACTCGGAAGATATCGTGCGCCACATGCACGCACAGGCGCAGAAAACAAAAACCAGCGAAAACTATCAGCGTGCCTTTATCTGGTACCGGCAGCATCTGAAATGGTTTGAGCAAGGCCCGAACACGCAGAAACTAAATTTTCTGTATGCCGAGCTGTTGTTTGAATCCGGTGATTTTGAAAAGGCGGCCGAGGAATTTGAGAAAACGGCGTATCAGTATCCGCGTTTTGGCAAGGATGCCGAGGCTGGTTATGCCGCCTTGCTGTCGTATGCGGAGGCCGAAAAGAAGGCGCAAGGAAAACAGAAGGCGGTCTGGAGCCAGTTGGCCGTGGGCAGCGCATTACGCTTTGGCAAGACCTTCCCCGCCGACCAGCGCTCGGCAGAGGTGCTGACCAAGGCCGCGCAGGATATGTTTGCGCTGGAGAAATATGCACAGGCAGCCGTGGCGGCGCGAGAAATACTCGAGATCTCGGAGGGGGCTACCACAGAGACGCGCCGCACCGCCTGGAAGATTATTGCCCGCGCCGAATTTGAGAAAGGCGATTACACCCGGGCGGAGGTGGCCTACAAGGTCGCCTTGAGTCTGACGGATAAAAAAGATGCCAGTCGAAAGGCCCTGGAGGATGGCCTGGCGGCCGCGGTGTACAAGCATGGCGAGTACATGCGCTCGAAAGGCAACTTCGAGGGGGCGATCGCACAGTTTGAGCGTGTGGAGCAGGTGTCGCCGGATTCTTCGGTGGTGGTGTCGGCTGAATTTGATATTGCGGCAAGCCTGATGCAGTCCATGCAGTGGGCCATGGCGATCAGCAAGTTTTCTGATTTCCGCGACAAAAATCCTGCCCATCCCTTGGCGGAGCGGGCCTCTGAAAACCTGATCAAGGCCTATCTGGAGACCGAGCAGCACGCCAAGGCTGCCGAGGAACTGGAGAGGCTTTCGGCCAGCAAGTCGGACCCGGAGATCAAGCGTGATGCGCTGTGGCAGGCGGCAGAGCTGTACGAAAAGGCGGGCGCCCAGGCAAAGGTTATTGAAACTTATAAGCGCTATGCCGGCACCTTTCCGCAGCCGCTGGAACCGGCAATGGAGGCGCGCAATAGACTTGCCGAGCATTATGCAAAGGCCGGGCAGGTGGATGATCAACGGTATTGGTTGAAAGAGATCATTCGCCGCGACAGTGAGGCGGGAACGGCAGGCACTTCGCGTACGCGCTACCTGGCGGCAACGGCCGCCTTCGAGCTGGCGAAGCCTGCCTTGCAGGCTTACCAGCAGGTGAAGCTGGTGCGGCCGCTGAAGGATAACCTGAAGCGCAAGAAACAAAAAATGCAGGAGGCGGTTGATGCCTATAGCCTGGCCGCCGATTATGGCATTGCCGAGGTGACCACCGCTTCTGTCTACTGGTTGGCGGAAATCTACAATGAGTTCGGGCGCGCATTAATGGGCTCCGAGCGGCCGCCCGGCCTGTCGGAAGAGGAGCTCGAGCAATATGATATTTTGCTGGAAGAGCAGGCCTATCCGTTTGAGGAAAAGTCGATCAATATCCATGAGACCAATGTGGGTCGCGTGAGTGAAGGGACGTATGACGAGTGGATCGAAAAGAGTTTTGGCAAGCTCAAGACCCTGAATCCGATTCGATATGCAAAGGTCGAGAAGAGTGAGCCGATGGCGCAATATATCTATTAA
- a CDS encoding tetratricopeptide repeat protein, which produces MAIVVLVLLLAGCAATGPGGGTDRPAAEAVQPKVDPKITTAYELALSAMQDGNTAQAESALRQLAEAYPDFSGPHANLGILYFRDNKLEQAKSEFHAALKINPQNVVSLNHLGIISRGEGKFKEAHDYYEKALQIDPEYAYAHLNFGILLELYMGKLTEALGHYERYQELIKAEGKEEDAEVGKWIVDLGRRAKK; this is translated from the coding sequence ATGGCAATTGTTGTACTGGTCCTGTTGCTTGCGGGTTGTGCCGCGACCGGACCGGGTGGCGGCACAGACAGACCGGCAGCGGAGGCGGTTCAGCCCAAGGTGGATCCGAAGATAACAACGGCCTATGAACTGGCCTTGTCGGCGATGCAGGACGGCAATACGGCACAGGCGGAGTCGGCGTTGCGTCAGTTGGCAGAGGCATATCCGGATTTTTCCGGCCCGCACGCGAATCTGGGCATCCTGTATTTTCGTGACAACAAGCTTGAACAGGCAAAGTCAGAGTTTCACGCCGCGCTCAAAATCAACCCGCAGAATGTCGTCAGCCTGAATCATCTGGGGATCATTAGTCGTGGCGAAGGCAAGTTTAAGGAGGCCCATGACTACTATGAAAAGGCCTTGCAGATCGATCCCGAATACGCTTATGCTCATCTCAACTTCGGCATTTTGCTTGAGCTGTATATGGGCAAGCTGACGGAAGCGCTGGGGCATTATGAGCGCTATCAGGAGCTGATTAAGGCCGAAGGCAAAGAAGAAGATGCAGAAGTGGGCAAATGGATAGTCGATTTGGGCCGCAGGGCCAAAAAATGA
- a CDS encoding MotA/TolQ/ExbB proton channel family protein yields the protein MEIVNAIVKFFQEGGMFMYPIMFVFALGVAIAVERYLYLSLAKQSNRSMWDKLTPLVKANNYDQALALSSRSKSEVGKILSYGLSRLRMTRQRDDIEIAMEEGLMEVIPRLEKRTHYLATFANIATLLGLLGTIIGLIQAFTAVANANPADKADLLSASISVAMNTTAFGLMAAIPLLLMFTVLQTKTTEIVDSMEMATVKFLNSITEYSKDTARSAE from the coding sequence ATGGAAATCGTTAACGCGATCGTAAAATTTTTTCAGGAGGGTGGGATGTTTATGTATCCCATCATGTTCGTGTTTGCGTTGGGCGTGGCAATTGCGGTGGAACGGTATCTTTATTTGAGCCTTGCGAAACAGAGCAATCGCAGCATGTGGGATAAGCTGACACCGCTGGTGAAAGCCAACAACTACGATCAGGCGCTGGCGCTCAGTAGCCGTTCCAAATCGGAAGTGGGTAAGATTCTATCCTATGGCCTGAGCCGGCTGCGCATGACCAGGCAACGTGATGATATCGAGATTGCGATGGAAGAAGGTTTGATGGAAGTGATCCCGCGCCTTGAAAAACGCACGCATTATCTGGCGACCTTCGCGAACATTGCCACCTTGCTGGGTTTGCTGGGTACGATTATCGGTCTGATCCAGGCCTTTACCGCGGTGGCAAATGCCAACCCGGCCGACAAGGCCGATCTGCTTTCCGCCAGTATTTCCGTGGCCATGAACACCACCGCCTTTGGTCTGATGGCGGCGATCCCGTTGCTGCTGATGTTTACTGTCCTGCAAACCAAAACCACTGAGATTGTGGATAGCATGGAAATGGCGACGGTGAAGTTTTTGAACTCGATCACCGAGTACAGTAAAGACACCGCCCGTAGCGCAGAATAA
- a CDS encoding biopolymer transporter ExbD: protein MSVRARVRRAHRDAPELNITAFMNLMVVLVPFLLLSAVFTQLSILELNLPPDTNSQADQDQNKVRNFEVIVRKDKLVVADNIGGILKVIENTGGNYDFAALSDFLIKLKLRFPEKQNISILLEPSIEYELLVKAMDTVREVSVVEAASVVKKELFPLIAIGDAP, encoded by the coding sequence ATGTCGGTAAGAGCCCGTGTCAGACGCGCGCATCGTGATGCGCCGGAACTCAATATCACTGCCTTCATGAATCTGATGGTGGTGCTGGTGCCGTTCCTGCTACTTTCCGCGGTGTTTACGCAGCTCAGCATTCTGGAACTCAATCTCCCGCCGGATACAAACTCACAGGCCGATCAGGATCAAAACAAGGTGCGTAACTTTGAAGTGATCGTGCGCAAGGATAAGCTGGTTGTGGCAGATAACATCGGTGGCATCCTGAAGGTGATTGAAAACACCGGTGGTAATTATGATTTTGCCGCACTGTCCGATTTTTTGATCAAATTAAAGCTGCGCTTCCCCGAGAAGCAGAATATCAGTATCTTGCTGGAGCCCAGCATTGAATATGAATTATTAGTCAAGGCGATGGATACGGTGCGCGAGGTCAGTGTGGTTGAGGCGGCATCGGTTGTGAAAAAAGAGCTGTTTCCCCTGATCGCCATTGGTGATGCCCCGTGA
- a CDS encoding biopolymer transporter ExbD produces MKVSRRAKRMTRHHARTKRSASLNMVSLMDIFTILVFFLLVSSSSVQDLPNAKQVQLPESVSDQLPKETIVIVVGKNDIVVQGRRVASISDVMRGGEDDQEIEPLKAELLHLAGRKVRQTTPDGKPILREVTIMGDKNIPFSLLKKIMLTCTKASYTNISLAVLHKRQEG; encoded by the coding sequence GTGAAAGTATCACGTCGCGCAAAACGCATGACGCGTCATCATGCGCGAACCAAACGCAGCGCCAGTTTAAACATGGTCTCCCTGATGGATATCTTTACTATCCTGGTGTTTTTCCTGTTGGTGAGTTCATCTTCGGTGCAGGATCTGCCGAATGCAAAGCAGGTCCAGCTGCCTGAGTCCGTTTCTGACCAGTTGCCCAAAGAGACGATTGTCATCGTTGTGGGAAAGAACGATATCGTTGTGCAGGGAAGAAGGGTTGCCTCGATTTCCGATGTGATGCGTGGTGGTGAGGACGATCAGGAAATCGAGCCGCTGAAGGCAGAGCTGTTGCACCTGGCGGGTCGCAAGGTGCGCCAGACAACGCCGGACGGAAAACCCATTTTGCGTGAAGTAACGATCATGGGCGACAAAAATATTCCCTTCTCCCTGCTCAAGAAGATTATGTTGACCTGCACCAAGGCGAGTTATACCAATATTTCACTGGCCGTCCTGCATAAACGGCAAGAAGGGTAG
- a CDS encoding AgmX/PglI C-terminal domain-containing protein: MSVLVYRSFVLPWTRLENDEGRLKKIIIVVLAISFVLSVAIPFIPVPKADRDKAEELPPRLAQLLLEKQKPKPKPVPKKVEKKKEEKKEEKKEEKKKEEEKPKEKVEEKPKVDRVAEARKKAASSGLLAFSDELADLRDKPVTDKLNKSQPLAKGATAANVKKRNILTSGTASSGGIDTSNLSSGVGRSSLAGRETTHVESPVDMVAKAGPQVTGESGSGKPSRTFEEVTLVFDRNKGAIFSLYSRALRKDPTLQGKVVLEITIAASGQVTSCTLVSSELNNEDLERKLVARVKLLNFGARDVEEMIVTYPIDFLPS; the protein is encoded by the coding sequence GTGTCTGTACTCGTCTATCGTTCATTTGTACTGCCCTGGACCCGTCTGGAAAACGACGAGGGCCGTCTCAAGAAAATCATTATTGTCGTGCTGGCAATCTCATTTGTGTTAAGTGTGGCGATTCCATTTATTCCCGTGCCCAAAGCGGACAGAGACAAGGCCGAAGAGCTGCCGCCGCGACTGGCCCAACTGTTGCTGGAAAAGCAAAAACCCAAACCCAAGCCGGTGCCGAAAAAGGTAGAAAAGAAAAAAGAAGAGAAGAAGGAAGAAAAGAAGGAAGAGAAAAAGAAAGAGGAAGAAAAGCCCAAAGAGAAGGTCGAGGAGAAACCCAAGGTCGATCGCGTCGCAGAGGCACGCAAGAAGGCCGCCTCATCCGGTCTGCTGGCATTTTCTGACGAACTGGCGGATCTGCGCGACAAGCCGGTGACCGACAAGCTGAACAAGAGCCAGCCGCTGGCCAAGGGCGCCACCGCCGCCAACGTGAAGAAGCGCAATATTCTGACCTCCGGCACCGCCAGCAGCGGCGGTATTGATACCTCAAACCTGAGCAGCGGGGTGGGTCGGAGTTCGCTCGCCGGTCGTGAAACAACGCATGTTGAGAGCCCGGTCGATATGGTGGCGAAGGCGGGGCCACAGGTCACGGGTGAGAGCGGGTCAGGCAAACCGTCACGTACCTTTGAAGAGGTCACCCTGGTTTTCGACCGGAACAAGGGCGCCATCTTTTCACTCTACAGCCGTGCCCTGCGTAAAGATCCCACCCTACAGGGCAAGGTGGTTCTGGAGATTACCATTGCCGCATCGGGGCAGGTGACCTCATGCACCCTGGTATCCAGCGAACTTAATAATGAAGACCTGGAAAGAAAGCTGGTTGCCAGGGTCAAGTTGCTGAACTTCGGTGCCCGCGATGTCGAAGAAATGATCGTCACCTACCCGATCGATTTCCTGCCCAGTTAA
- a CDS encoding cob(I)yrinic acid a,c-diamide adenosyltransferase, giving the protein MGHRLSKIYTRTGDDGSTGLGDGSRTAKDSLRVESFGDIDELNSHIGMLLSYALPATIQDLMTGIQHDLFDLGGEICIPGREALTPDYVTRLEHALDALNAGLEPLKEFILPGGSPAAAACHLARTVCRRAERRTVSLAREEAVTDPALHYLNRLSDLLFVVARYLNQQAGQSDVLWQPGRHRA; this is encoded by the coding sequence ATGGGACATCGACTTTCTAAAATTTATACCCGCACCGGCGACGATGGCAGCACCGGGCTGGGTGACGGCAGCCGTACCGCCAAGGACAGCCTGCGTGTCGAGTCCTTCGGTGACATCGACGAGCTGAACAGTCACATCGGGATGTTGCTCAGCTACGCACTCCCCGCCACAATCCAGGACCTGATGACCGGCATCCAGCACGACCTGTTTGATCTCGGTGGTGAGATCTGTATCCCGGGACGCGAGGCACTGACGCCGGACTATGTGACGCGACTGGAACACGCACTGGATGCACTCAACGCCGGGCTGGAGCCGCTCAAGGAATTTATTCTGCCCGGCGGCAGCCCTGCCGCGGCGGCCTGCCATCTGGCGCGCACGGTGTGTCGTCGGGCCGAGCGGCGTACGGTCAGCCTGGCCCGTGAAGAGGCCGTGACCGACCCGGCCCTGCACTATCTCAACCGGCTCTCGGATCTGTTATTTGTGGTGGCCCGCTATCTGAACCAGCAGGCAGGCCAGTCTGATGTGCTCTGGCAACCGGGGCGGCATCGCGCCTGA
- a CDS encoding cobalamin-binding protein — MVLHLCGSLCLALLQIGNSVAAPLSVVDDAGHIVNLDQPARRIISLAPHVTELLYAAGAGDRIVGVAEFSDFPEAAKKLPRIGTHNAFDLEAILASKPDLVIAWESATPKALLARLQSLSIAVFSSEPRLLEDVASNLQRLGRLAGTLTIANRASAAFRRQLADLRAQYGNHEQVSVFYQIWHQPLMTINGEHIISQVIELCGGRNVFHDLPVLAPRISLESVLMNDPEVIIAGSSADHHSNWKAEWSRWPQLRAVKNGHLFYIHPDILQRNTPRILQGADLLCRQLAQVRAARDTAHQ, encoded by the coding sequence ATGGTTCTTCATCTGTGTGGCAGTCTGTGCCTTGCGTTACTGCAAATAGGTAACAGCGTTGCCGCGCCGCTGAGTGTGGTTGACGATGCGGGCCACATCGTCAACCTGGATCAACCGGCGCGGCGCATCATCAGTTTGGCGCCGCACGTGACTGAGCTGTTGTATGCGGCGGGTGCCGGTGACCGCATCGTCGGTGTGGCCGAATTCAGCGATTTCCCCGAGGCGGCGAAAAAGCTGCCGCGGATCGGCACCCATAATGCCTTTGATCTGGAGGCCATACTGGCATCGAAACCGGATCTGGTAATTGCCTGGGAGAGCGCCACCCCAAAGGCGCTACTGGCAAGGCTGCAGAGCCTGTCGATAGCGGTTTTTTCTAGCGAGCCCCGCCTGCTGGAGGATGTCGCCAGCAATCTGCAACGACTGGGCCGACTGGCCGGCACGCTGACCATTGCCAACCGTGCCAGTGCGGCATTTCGCCGGCAGCTAGCCGACCTGCGGGCGCAGTACGGCAACCACGAACAGGTATCCGTGTTCTATCAGATCTGGCATCAGCCGTTGATGACCATCAATGGCGAGCACATCATCAGTCAGGTGATCGAGCTGTGTGGCGGACGCAATGTGTTTCACGATCTGCCCGTTCTGGCGCCCAGGATCAGCCTGGAGTCGGTGCTGATGAATGACCCGGAGGTCATCATCGCGGGCAGTTCGGCAGACCATCACTCGAACTGGAAGGCCGAGTGGTCTCGCTGGCCGCAGCTGCGGGCGGTGAAGAACGGCCACCTGTTTTATATCCATCCGGATATCCTGCAGAGAAACACGCCGCGTATTTTGCAGGGTGCGGATCTGCTCTGTCGGCAGCTGGCGCAGGTGCGTGCTGCGCGTGATACGGCTCATCAGTGA
- a CDS encoding TonB family protein, giving the protein MQFRNQGEPMAPAHFPNVSWLLLAFVVLSTLAHGVSLLFPAEPVVQLSERRFGATIISTVLSPAKDQPALPQSHKAAPLTQPERPSTKERQLTPKAETTKPSTVSTISATSNTEFKTHPEKKSEATTGIGAEPPRLRRLQETPRQTEPVTTATAVTNNTAPLTTKQLASQRQTQRNYLLGELQSRLNRYLSYPVVARRRGWQGEVMVAFDINITGHLHNVRLAKSSGHSLLDRSAVNAINKLEQIFLPDTLGRLQAMELQLPVRYQLHES; this is encoded by the coding sequence ATGCAATTCCGCAATCAAGGCGAGCCAATGGCCCCGGCACATTTCCCCAATGTGTCGTGGCTGTTGCTCGCCTTCGTTGTTTTATCGACACTGGCGCATGGGGTAAGCCTGCTGTTTCCAGCAGAGCCCGTCGTGCAATTGAGCGAACGCCGATTCGGTGCGACCATCATCAGCACGGTATTATCGCCCGCGAAAGATCAACCCGCGCTACCCCAATCACACAAGGCTGCGCCTTTGACTCAGCCAGAAAGACCTTCGACCAAAGAGCGTCAATTAACACCCAAAGCAGAGACCACAAAGCCATCAACGGTTTCAACTATTTCAGCAACCAGTAACACCGAATTCAAAACACATCCCGAGAAAAAATCCGAAGCAACAACGGGGATAGGCGCGGAGCCACCTCGACTGCGTAGACTACAGGAAACACCTCGACAGACCGAACCGGTCACCACGGCAACGGCTGTAACAAACAACACAGCACCACTGACAACCAAACAACTTGCCAGTCAACGACAAACACAACGCAACTATCTTTTGGGTGAATTACAAAGTCGGCTGAACCGCTATCTGAGCTACCCTGTTGTCGCCCGCAGAAGAGGTTGGCAGGGTGAGGTGATGGTCGCCTTCGACATCAATATCACCGGTCATCTCCACAATGTGCGTCTGGCGAAAAGCTCAGGTCACTCGCTACTCGATCGTTCTGCGGTGAATGCCATTAACAAGCTGGAACAGATTTTCCTGCCTGACACACTGGGTCGCCTTCAGGCAATGGAGTTGCAACTGCCGGTGCGTTACCAGTTACACGAAAGTTAA
- a CDS encoding TonB-dependent receptor: MKIAINNLFTVSSLALASIASTTAIAADDSAHKFMTAAPVVVTATRFAASIDTAPVNVTTITAEDIARSNASTLSDVLKAQAGISVSNLFGISGSKAKVDMGGFGGNSGQNTLVLLNGRRLNDVDLQGANLAAIPLDSIAQVEIVYGSGTVLYGDNAVGGVINIVTKNGFDGEQGTLKLQTGSFQTQRLSGDLRTLANDTALSFAFDGLKSNGYRDNGAFDSFSLMTEVSRERDGKNYGARINASREKLQLPGALDEATFKSNPSASANPLEQAKERRFAIEGYFAGKNLAAELTLSKKHQEAFVFGDVVADLSTLSFTPRTKRQYGNHNLVAGADLYHSRLETNAVWDNSPFAPPAFIINDSEITRDSYALYITDTINFGDSTSLNFGARHQQVKLDIENDGTLSGQVSDDSGDKLNAADITLSHKHNYGGRNYVRLARSFRSPVLDEMWSYYDGSIGLLKPQTANHVEIGTRQTFGNGMQLSANLFRMNINDEIAYDGSANVNLDKTRHDGLNIDLNTTITSQLSINAGYAYRKASFRAGDNDDNIVPQVPKHKLTMSGNYQLDDKRQLGLNVAHNGKRYFGNDFANVGKQMRSYTQVDASYIQQFSHWKARVLVQNLTNVNVADAGYYAWWLTPPYTYYPLPERALYITFEGEL, translated from the coding sequence TTGAAAATCGCCATCAACAATCTATTTACCGTTAGCAGCCTTGCGCTGGCTAGTATCGCCAGCACAACCGCTATCGCTGCTGATGATAGCGCACACAAATTCATGACAGCAGCGCCGGTCGTGGTCACTGCCACGCGCTTTGCGGCCAGCATCGACACCGCGCCCGTGAACGTCACCACCATTACTGCTGAAGACATTGCGCGCAGCAATGCCAGCACCTTGTCTGATGTACTCAAGGCACAGGCCGGCATTAGCGTGTCCAACCTGTTCGGCATCTCCGGTTCCAAGGCCAAGGTGGACATGGGTGGCTTCGGCGGTAACAGCGGCCAAAACACCCTGGTGCTACTTAACGGTCGTCGTCTCAACGATGTGGACCTGCAAGGTGCTAACCTCGCCGCCATCCCGCTGGACAGCATCGCGCAAGTGGAAATCGTCTACGGCAGCGGCACGGTGCTCTACGGTGATAACGCCGTCGGCGGCGTCATCAACATCGTCACCAAAAACGGTTTCGACGGCGAGCAGGGCACGCTTAAATTGCAGACTGGCTCTTTCCAGACGCAACGCCTGTCTGGTGACCTGCGCACTCTCGCCAACGATACCGCACTGTCCTTCGCCTTCGATGGTCTGAAATCCAACGGCTACCGCGACAACGGCGCCTTCGATAGTTTCAGTCTGATGACCGAGGTTAGCCGCGAACGTGACGGTAAAAACTATGGCGCGCGCATTAATGCCAGCCGCGAAAAACTGCAATTACCGGGCGCGTTAGATGAGGCGACCTTCAAATCCAACCCCTCCGCCTCCGCCAACCCCCTGGAACAGGCCAAAGAACGGCGCTTTGCCATTGAAGGCTACTTTGCCGGCAAGAATCTCGCCGCCGAGTTGACTCTAAGCAAAAAACATCAGGAGGCCTTTGTATTCGGCGACGTCGTGGCGGATCTCAGCACCCTGTCTTTCACGCCGCGCACCAAGCGTCAATACGGCAATCACAATTTGGTAGCCGGTGCCGACCTTTACCACAGCCGCCTGGAAACAAATGCGGTATGGGACAATTCCCCCTTTGCTCCACCCGCTTTCATCATCAATGACAGCGAAATCACTCGCGACAGTTATGCCCTGTACATTACTGACACCATTAACTTCGGTGACAGTACATCATTGAACTTTGGCGCTCGGCATCAGCAAGTGAAACTGGATATTGAAAACGACGGCACCCTCAGCGGCCAAGTCAGCGACGACAGCGGTGATAAACTCAATGCTGCCGACATCACCCTGAGCCATAAGCATAATTACGGTGGCCGCAACTATGTACGCCTTGCTCGCAGCTTTCGTTCGCCAGTGCTGGATGAAATGTGGAGCTACTATGACGGCAGCATTGGCCTACTGAAACCACAGACCGCCAATCATGTAGAGATTGGTACACGGCAAACCTTTGGCAATGGCATGCAGCTCAGCGCTAACCTGTTCCGCATGAATATCAACGATGAAATTGCTTACGACGGCAGCGCCAACGTCAATCTCGACAAGACCCGTCATGACGGCCTTAACATTGACTTAAACACGACTATCACTTCACAACTGTCGATCAACGCGGGTTATGCCTATCGCAAGGCCAGCTTCCGCGCCGGCGACAATGACGACAACATCGTCCCACAGGTACCGAAACACAAGCTAACCATGTCCGGCAACTACCAGTTAGATGACAAGCGTCAATTGGGACTGAATGTCGCGCATAATGGCAAACGCTATTTTGGTAATGACTTTGCTAACGTCGGCAAACAAATGCGCAGCTACACTCAGGTGGATGCGAGTTACATCCAGCAGTTCAGTCATTGGAAAGCGCGCGTATTGGTGCAAAATCTAACTAACGTCAATGTCGCTGACGCCGGCTACTATGCCTGGTGGTTAACACCGCCATACACCTACTACCCATTGCCCGAACGCGCGCTTTATATTACGTTCGAGGGTGAGTTGTAA